From a single Novipirellula caenicola genomic region:
- a CDS encoding MBL fold metallo-hydrolase, giving the protein MEVITLQSGSNGNCVYVKADGVQLLFDAGISGTQAEKRLAAHGKDIRDIDALIISHEHSDHIRCMGVFQRKFGLPIHVSTPTLKATQKKAKIGRVDEIHHFDSGSTLAFGRVRVETLCTPHDACDSVAFVVDDGSSRLGILTDIGHVDGDLDDVVGTLDAVILESNYDPAMLHNGPYPEPLKNRIRGSRGHLSNEESADLLSRKASSRLQWACLGHLSEHNNRPDLVLQTHRKMIARDLRLHVADRYDAGAVLQVAATTDSANPQKPR; this is encoded by the coding sequence ATGGAAGTCATCACATTGCAATCGGGAAGCAACGGAAATTGCGTCTACGTCAAAGCCGACGGAGTCCAATTGCTCTTTGATGCCGGCATTAGTGGGACGCAGGCCGAAAAACGGCTCGCCGCTCATGGCAAAGACATTCGCGACATCGACGCGTTGATCATCTCTCACGAACACAGCGATCACATTCGCTGCATGGGCGTGTTTCAGCGTAAATTTGGACTGCCGATTCATGTCTCGACGCCGACGCTGAAGGCGACGCAAAAGAAGGCGAAGATCGGCCGCGTTGACGAAATCCACCACTTTGACTCGGGCAGCACGCTGGCGTTTGGCCGTGTTCGTGTCGAAACGCTATGCACGCCGCATGACGCGTGCGACAGCGTTGCCTTTGTTGTCGATGATGGATCGAGCCGGCTGGGGATTTTGACTGACATCGGGCATGTCGATGGTGATTTGGATGATGTCGTCGGGACACTCGATGCCGTGATCTTGGAAAGCAACTATGATCCCGCGATGCTGCACAATGGGCCTTATCCTGAACCGCTAAAGAACCGGATTCGCGGATCGCGAGGCCATTTGTCCAACGAAGAGTCTGCCGACTTGTTAAGCCGTAAAGCGAGTTCACGGTTGCAGTGGGCGTGTCTGGGGCACTTATCCGAGCACAACAATCGTCCCGACTTGGTGTTGCAAACGCACCGCAAAATGATCGCTCGTGACTTGCGATTGCATGTGGCCGATCGCTATGACGCCGGAGCCGTGTTGCAGGTGGCTGCGACAACGGACTCGGCAAACCCGCAGAAACCGCGATAG
- a CDS encoding putative signal transducing protein: MTDHENPEVLTSVADDVEAAVIIAALESQNIKATATGGFTAGFRTETPGHVDVLVRHEDLKKARAVLSEIEHRPVDWSKVDVGDPVDE; encoded by the coding sequence ATGACTGATCACGAAAATCCTGAAGTTCTGACCAGCGTTGCGGATGACGTCGAAGCAGCGGTGATCATTGCGGCGCTGGAATCTCAGAACATCAAAGCGACCGCGACCGGCGGCTTCACCGCGGGCTTTCGCACCGAGACTCCGGGCCATGTCGATGTCCTGGTCCGGCACGAAGATTTGAAAAAGGCTCGTGCGGTCCTTTCCGAAATCGAACATCGACCAGTCGATTGGTCCAAGGTCGATGTCGGCGACCCCGTCGACGAGTAA
- a CDS encoding EcsC family protein has protein sequence MIRTHSDDDRPLPADVIAELREAKQTLEHHGLADRLTELVGTPITASMKMLPSVAEDTIHAAIDKSLAAALDVALRTLGHDTKDGKPKLLTHKLLAGISGAAGGAFGMATVAIELPVSTVLILRSIADIARSQGEDLTDVRTRLACLEVFAIDGGESDVDDKTEVGYFAVRAAMSKQVADASKYVLKFGVADTAAPPLVKLMGMIAKRFGVVVSEKIAAQAIPVIGAVGGALINSYFIDHYQDLARAHFTIRRLEREYGEAEIRAAYARL, from the coding sequence ATGATACGAACTCATAGCGACGACGACCGTCCGCTACCGGCCGATGTGATTGCCGAATTGCGGGAAGCCAAACAGACGCTTGAGCATCACGGACTTGCCGATCGCTTGACCGAATTGGTGGGAACCCCGATCACCGCATCGATGAAAATGTTGCCCAGCGTCGCAGAGGACACGATCCACGCAGCGATCGACAAATCGCTTGCCGCGGCGTTGGATGTCGCGTTGCGAACGCTTGGTCATGACACCAAGGATGGCAAACCGAAGCTGCTAACGCACAAATTGTTAGCGGGAATCTCCGGGGCTGCCGGTGGCGCGTTTGGGATGGCCACCGTAGCGATTGAATTGCCGGTTTCGACGGTCTTGATTTTGCGGAGCATCGCGGACATCGCACGAAGCCAGGGTGAAGATTTGACCGACGTGCGTACGCGGTTGGCATGCTTGGAGGTGTTCGCCATCGACGGCGGCGAATCGGATGTCGACGATAAAACCGAGGTAGGCTACTTTGCCGTTCGCGCGGCGATGTCAAAACAGGTGGCCGACGCGTCGAAGTACGTGCTGAAGTTTGGTGTCGCGGACACCGCCGCTCCGCCGCTCGTGAAATTGATGGGGATGATTGCCAAACGGTTTGGCGTCGTGGTCAGTGAAAAAATTGCCGCCCAAGCGATCCCGGTGATCGGTGCGGTCGGCGGTGCGTTGATCAACAGTTATTTCATCGACCATTACCAAGACCTCGCACGTGCTCATTTCACGATCCGTCGACTCGAGCGTGAGTACGGCGAAGCCGAGATCCGCGCGGCGTACGCGCGTTTGTAA
- a CDS encoding protein kinase domain-containing protein, producing MTKRDSVSLDVCILLLGVGFSTIELLDVYPFGFYAPIVLTVAIASRRSKLVFWAAMSIALLAIGSSLVMRGFDPRLSGPSYLALGCVVVLGLFRSWDSALPAERQDSGNGPRDPKHADRPYRNVAVKIGSSKVDYERSVAAPSSNGDKAAASTPTPASAPHAAEDPSLTKVISKSLLERIVLERLRCSERFSRSQLALVEKEIADAMAQESQMDWSINGLPRGAAIGEYIIDGLLSEGGAGQVYRATPVAGGDFVAVKVLRDIHLSERFRREMELVGKLAHPNIVVAYEVGEHDGMLYIVMEQLSGPDLSVFVRLNGPLRWQDSVDVILQAARALEHAHQRGLVHRDVKPGNLVRDGDQRIKVTDLGLAVLTADRDLKKAQDFRTGIDMVAGTLDFMAPEQARSLSSATPLSDIYSLGATWFYLLTGRSRVLGESANEKLTSLLVDKSFDPLPTEDLPDSLPAIFDRVVAYRPEDRYQSMSDVIAALELLRPSDATALANHAVQVLVVEDNQDDLFLTVEMLRRMNKSIVVHKAFTLEHAIRERQLHESLDLVLLDLQLPDSSGVETVRQFRAAAPDVPIVVLTGQEDVQVGRECIEAGADNFASKNDLNAAFLERLIFITLSRCDRHEA from the coding sequence ATGACTAAGAGAGACTCGGTATCCTTAGACGTTTGCATCCTATTGCTTGGCGTTGGGTTTTCAACGATTGAGTTGCTGGACGTCTATCCATTCGGATTTTACGCCCCGATCGTGTTGACGGTGGCGATTGCATCGAGACGATCGAAGCTGGTGTTTTGGGCCGCCATGTCGATCGCGCTGCTGGCGATTGGATCCTCGTTGGTGATGCGAGGTTTCGACCCGCGGTTATCCGGCCCTTCGTATTTGGCACTTGGCTGCGTGGTCGTGTTGGGGTTGTTTCGCAGCTGGGATTCAGCTCTGCCAGCGGAGAGGCAAGACAGCGGGAATGGGCCGCGGGATCCAAAGCATGCGGATCGTCCCTACCGAAACGTGGCGGTCAAAATCGGGTCGTCCAAGGTGGATTATGAACGCTCGGTGGCTGCACCATCGAGTAATGGTGACAAGGCTGCCGCGTCGACGCCGACCCCGGCTTCTGCACCGCATGCTGCCGAAGACCCCTCGTTGACCAAGGTGATCTCTAAGTCGCTGTTGGAACGTATCGTGCTCGAGCGACTACGTTGCAGCGAACGATTTTCGCGTTCGCAGTTGGCGTTGGTTGAAAAGGAAATCGCGGATGCGATGGCCCAGGAATCGCAAATGGATTGGTCGATCAACGGGCTGCCTCGAGGAGCGGCTATCGGCGAATACATCATTGATGGGTTGTTAAGCGAAGGCGGCGCGGGGCAGGTCTATCGAGCGACGCCTGTCGCCGGAGGTGACTTTGTCGCGGTCAAAGTCCTTCGCGACATTCACCTCAGCGAGCGTTTTCGTCGCGAGATGGAATTGGTCGGCAAACTTGCTCATCCCAATATCGTGGTCGCGTACGAAGTCGGCGAGCATGATGGGATGTTGTACATCGTGATGGAACAACTCTCTGGGCCTGATTTAAGCGTTTTCGTGCGTTTAAACGGACCGCTTCGATGGCAGGACTCGGTCGACGTGATTTTGCAAGCGGCTCGGGCGTTAGAACACGCCCATCAACGAGGACTCGTGCATCGCGACGTGAAACCAGGGAATTTGGTGCGTGACGGTGACCAGCGAATCAAGGTAACCGACCTAGGGCTGGCGGTATTGACGGCGGATCGCGACCTAAAGAAGGCTCAAGATTTCCGCACCGGGATCGACATGGTCGCGGGAACGCTCGATTTTATGGCCCCCGAACAGGCACGGTCGCTGTCGTCGGCCACACCGCTGTCGGATATCTATAGTCTCGGTGCAACGTGGTTCTATTTGTTGACCGGACGATCGCGAGTGCTGGGAGAATCCGCGAACGAGAAATTGACAAGTTTATTGGTCGACAAATCGTTCGACCCGTTGCCGACCGAGGATCTGCCTGATTCGTTGCCGGCGATTTTTGACCGGGTTGTCGCTTATCGCCCCGAAGATCGGTATCAATCGATGTCCGACGTGATTGCGGCGCTCGAATTGCTGCGGCCGTCCGATGCTACCGCGTTGGCGAACCACGCCGTCCAAGTTTTGGTGGTTGAGGACAATCAAGACGATTTATTTTTGACGGTGGAAATGCTGCGTCGAATGAACAAGTCGATTGTTGTGCATAAGGCATTCACGCTCGAGCACGCCATCCGCGAGCGACAGTTGCACGAATCATTGGATTTGGTGCTGTTGGATCTACAGCTGCCCGATAGCAGCGGGGTCGAAACGGTTCGGCAATTCCGAGCTGCGGCGCCGGACGTTCCGATTGTCGTTTTGACGGGGCAAGAAGATGTGCAGGTGGGACGCGAATGCATCGAAGCCGGTGCGGATAATTTTGCTTCGAAAAATGATCTGAATGCCGCATTTCTTGAGCGGTTGATCTTTATCACGCTCAGCCGCTGTGATCGACACGAAGCGTGA